TGTTCGCGTTCATCGGCGGCGCGGCTGACGGCGTGACCCGGCGCCAGCATGGCATTTTTCCAGTTGGAGATGGTCATCTGGATGTCGGACAGCTCGTCACCGGCATCGGCGCTGGCTTCTCGCAGCATCAGGTCCTGCAGCAGGGCCTTGGCGTCCTCGGCATCGAAGATGGAGAAGCCGGGGTGATAACCCAGGTGGGTATGCTCCTCACGGATCATGTTGAGGCCGAGGTTATGGAAGGTGGATACGGTCAGGCCACGGGCCAGTTTGCGGTCCACCAGTTTGGTGACCCGCTCCTTCATTTCCCGTGCAGCTTTGTTGGTGAAGGTCAGCGCCGCAATATGGCGCCCGGGAATACCCACCTGTTCGATCAGGTACGCCATCTTGCGCGTAATAACGCTGGTCTTGCCGCTACCGGCACCGGCCAGCACCAGCATGGGGCCATCCACATAACGAACGGCTTCACGTTGACGGGGATTGAGCTGTGACACAGAGTGGCCTGCCGTGGAGAATCGAGCTCCGCTATTCTACATGTGAGGGTGGGTATTCTACACGCCGGTGCCGTTCCATTTGGTGGAAAAGAGTAAGCGTGTTCGGTAATGCGTGAGAGAATGTAGGTCGAAGCCGTGCCTTACCGTTTAGTCGTAAAGAGTAATCGGTAGTAAAAATACATAGTAGGCAAAGGCATATCGTAGTGAAGGACCGCATGGTAAAGATTAAAAAGGCGCTGCATCCGGCGCCCGGGTCGACTATGCTTTCCTTGCGTCCTACGGAGAGGACGTTTCGTAAATTTGTCTGCTGAACCTGTTGTACCCGATGCGCGGAGGGGTATTCGGCATGAGTGTGTGGTAATGGCCGCACGGGATACAAGGGAGTTGGCCGCTGCTAATGAATGATACCGAGGACGCGTGGAACGCCACGAGCATCCGTCTGCTCATACTGACGCCGGAGCTGCAGGATTACCTGTGGTACCGGCACATGCTCCACCAGAATCCGGAACTGAGGTTGGATATTACCTGGTGCCCGGACCTGGCTGACTGTGAAGACCTGGTTGCCAACACCCAGTTCGATGTTGTGCTTTGGGACAGCATTATGTTCGTCTCCTCCCAGGCGGTATTCCTGCAATACCTGTCCGTGGCCGGAGACGAGCGGCCTGTCGTCGCGCTGGGCGCCGAGCCGGAAAATATCGGCCTGCCCCTGGCGCGTGTCAATGGCGCGGTAGACTACCTGACCAAAGGCAGACTCGATCCCTGGAACCTGGGGCGGGCGCTGCTCTGCGCGCTCTTCCGTCAGCGGGTCCACGAGACGACGCAGGGGCAGTTGGGCCGAGATATGGCCGGCAGTTTCATCAACCGCGATTTGTTCTTCGATCGTCTGCAGCAGGCCATCCATCGGGCAGAACGTCACGATCAGCGCCTGGCGCTGCTGCATATCAACCTGGATGAATTCCGCGCGGTCAACGACAGCCTCGGTTACCAGGCTGGGGACCAACTGATCCTCAAGTTGGCGGAGCGGTTACGCCAGAACCTGCGGCGGGTGGACTCGCTGATGCGTATCGGCGGCGACGAGTTTGCCATTATCATCGAACGGGTCGAAAATTCCCTGGATGTAACCCAGATCATCCGCAAACTGGTCAGCGCCATGAACAATCCGGTGGTGATCGACGGCAAGAGCGTGGTGCTCAGCGCCAGCGTCGGGATCTCCACCTACCCCGAAGCCGGCAACACGCCGGAACTCCTGCTTCGCCAGGCCAACCGGGCCATGTTCGAGGCCAAGCGCGATGCCGGCACCAGCTACCGTTTCTATAACCAGCAACTGCATCTGACCGTCGGGCGCCAGCTCACCCTCGAGGCGGACCTGCGTAACGCCTTGCGCGGCCGGCAACTGGAGCTCTATTACCAGCCGCGGATCGACCTGGTATCCGAGGAAGTACGTGGCGTGGAATGCCTGCTGCGTTGGAACCATCCCGAGCGCGGGCTGGTGGGGCCGGACGAGTTCATTCCGGCGGCCGAGCGTAGCGGCCTGATCGTGCCCATCGGCTACTGGGTGCTGGAGCAGGCCTGTGACCGGCTGCGGGAAGCCTCATCCCTGGGCTATCCGGGCATGGTGTTCGCAGTGAACCTGTCGTTCCGCCAGTTCCACGATCGCAAGATGACGGAAACCATTTTCCGCATCATCTACAACGCCAGTATCGACACCAGCCTGCTGGAGCTGGAGTTGACCGAAAGTGCGATGATGCACGACCCGGACTACGCCCAGCGTTGTCTGCGGGAGCTCAACCAGTTGGGCATCAGCTTTGCGCTGGACGATTTCGGTACCGGATTTTCCTCACTCAGCAACCTCCAGCACCTGCCGATCTCGCTGGTGAAAATCGACAAGTCCTTCGTTCAGCGCCTGGGCCAGAGCGGCGATGCGGAGCACATCATCCGCGCGATTATCAGCCTGGCCCACAGCCTGCAGATGAGCGTGGTCGCCGAGGGGGTAGAGACCGAGGGTCAGCTCGATTTCCTGCGCCAGCAACATTGCGACGAAGTGCAGGGTTACTATTACGCCAAACCCATGCCCTGGAACGAACTCCTGGAGTTTCTCGAAGCCCGCAACAACCTCGCTTGCCTGGGCCAATAAGGCCCTGTAGCTTTCGTCATCAGCAAAGCTTCGGCGTCATCAGCACGTCTCTGGCGCCATTCGTATTGCTCTGGATAAACTTGTCCCGGGGCAAATCGACGGTCGTGAAATTGGCCGTCACGGCGCTATAATGCGCGGTTTCGTCCGGTAGGTCGTCCATTCAAAACCATACCCATGCAACGCAAGTGAGGTGGCATGAACAGCATTTTCCAGCGGATCGCCGATGAACTGGGCGTCCGGCAGCAGCAGGTCAGCGCAACCGTTGAACTTCTCGATGAAGGCGCCACCGTTCCCTTTATTGCCCGCTACCGCAAAGAAGTCACCGGTTCCCTGGATGACAGCCAACTGCGAACGCTGGAAGAACGCCTGCGTTACCTGCGTGAGTTGGAAGACCGGCGCAAGACTATCCTCGACAGTATCGAAGAGCAGGGCAAACTGACCGACGAGTTGCGCGAGTCCATTGAGACCGCCGATACCAAGAACCGTCTGGAAGATCTTTACCTGCCGTACAAGCCCAAGCGCCGCACCAAGGCGCAGATTGCCCGCGAAGCCGGTCTCGAACCCTTGGCGGATGCGCTGTACGACGATCCGACGCAGGATCCCGACACTCTGGCCGCCGACTACATCAACAAGGATGCCGGCGTGGACGATGCCAAGGCGGCTCTCGATGGGGCCAAGTTCATCCTGATGGAGCGTTTTGCCGAGGATGCCGAGCTGCTCGGTCAGTTGCGTGATTTCCTCTGGGAGCAGGGCACCCTGAAAGTCACGGTGGTTGCCGGCAAGGAAAACGAAGGCGCCAAGTTCCGTGATTACTTCGAGCACAGTGAACCGCTGAAGAAAGTGCCTTCCCATCGGGCGCTGGCGATTTTGCGTGGCCGCAACGAGGGCGTGCTCAACTACAGCATTGTCGTGGGTGATGACGAGGACGACCGCACCAAGGTCTCTCCTGCCGAGCAGAAGATTGCGGGCCACTGGAAGGTCCGCGACCAGGGCCGCGCCGCCGACCGTTGGCTGGCTGAAGTCGTGCGTTGGACCTGGCGCGTCAAACTCTCCACCCACCTGGAAACCGAACTGGTCGCCCAGGTGCGGGAAGCGGCCGAAGCCGAAGCCATCCAGGTCTTCGCCGCCAACATCAAGGATCTCTTGCTGCTGGCCCCAGCCGGCCCGCGGCCGACACTGGCGCTGGACCCGGGTCTGCGCACAGGGGTGAAGGTCGCTGTGATCGAAGGTACTGGCCAGGTGGTCGACCACGGCGCTATTTTCCCTCACGCGCCGCAAAACAAATGGGAGCAGTCCATCGAACAGCTGGCCAAGTGGTGCCGCCAGTACAAGCTCGAGCTGATAGCCATCGGCAACGGCACCGCTTCCCGCGAGACCGAGAAGCTGGCCGGAGATCTGATCAAACGGTATCCGGAACTCAACCTGGCCCGTATCGTGGTCAACGAATCCGGCGCATCGATCTATTCCGCCTCCGAATTTGCCAGCCGTGAGCTGCCGGACCTGGACGTTACCATCCGTGGCGCCGTTTCCATTGGCCGTCGCCTTCAGGATCCGCTGGCGGAGCTTGTGAAGATCGAGCCCAAATCCATCGGCGTAGGGCAGTACCAGCACGACGTATCCCAAGTACAGCTGGCACGCAGCCTGGATGCGGTGGTGGAAGACTGCGTAAACGCCGTCGGCGTGGACTTGAATACGGCGTCGGTGCCCTTGCTAGCCCGGGTCGCCGGCTTGAACCAGGTCACCGCCCAGAATATCGTCGACTTCCGCACCCAGAACGGTGCGTTCCGTAACCGCAAGCAGTTGTTGGACGTGCCGCGCCTGGGCGCCAAGACCTATGAACAGGCGGCGGGCTTCCTGCGCATTGCGGGCGGCGAGAACCCGCTGGACCGCTCCTCGGTACATCCCGAGGCCTATGGCATCGTCCAGGCTATCGCCAAGGATAGCGGCCGTTCCATCGACCAGATCGTTGGGGACAGCGCGTTCCTGCGCAGCCTCGATCCCAAGCGCTACGTCAGCGATAAATTTGGTCTGCCGACTGTACAGGACATTATCGCGGAGCTTGAAAAACCCGGCCGCGACCCCAGACCAGAGTTTCGCTTTGCCAGTTTCGAAGAGGGTGTGGAAACCCTCAACGACCTCAAACCGGGTATGGTGCTGGAAGGTAGCGTGACCAACGTCACCAATTTTGGGGCGTTCGTGGATATTGGTGTACACCAGGATGGCCTGGTGCATATCTCGGCGCTGTCCCACCAGTTCGTGAAGGACCCGCGCGAGGTGGTCAAGGCGGGCGATATCGTCAAGGTGAAGGTCATGGAAGTGGATGTGCCGCGTAAACGAATCGGCCTGTCCATGCGTATGGACGATCAGCCTGGCGAGAGCAACAACGCCGGTCGGGGCGAGCGGAATCGCGGAGGCGGAGATCGTCCCCGCGGCGGTCAGGGCAATGCCGGTAAGGGGCGCGATCAGCAGAAGGCCTCGCAGGGCGCCATGGCGGGAGCACTGGCTCAGGCACTTGCTTCGGCTCGCAAGAACGGCCGTTGAACTACAGACAATCCGCCGCCGGTCCCTGCTGAAGGGCTCGGCGGCTTCGTACCAGGAGCATGACCATGGGCGAGTCCCGCAGGGCGTTATTCCAGCAGTTCGCTGCCAAGGACTGGACCGGCTTCCGCAAGGGGTTGGAAAAGGAGGGCCTGAGGGTCGACCGGAATGGCTTTATCGCCCAGACCCCTCACCCGGCGGAGTTGGGTTCAACCCTGACCCATCCGCAAA
The window above is part of the Marinobacter nanhaiticus D15-8W genome. Proteins encoded here:
- a CDS encoding bifunctional diguanylate cyclase/phosphodiesterase; the protein is MNDTEDAWNATSIRLLILTPELQDYLWYRHMLHQNPELRLDITWCPDLADCEDLVANTQFDVVLWDSIMFVSSQAVFLQYLSVAGDERPVVALGAEPENIGLPLARVNGAVDYLTKGRLDPWNLGRALLCALFRQRVHETTQGQLGRDMAGSFINRDLFFDRLQQAIHRAERHDQRLALLHINLDEFRAVNDSLGYQAGDQLILKLAERLRQNLRRVDSLMRIGGDEFAIIIERVENSLDVTQIIRKLVSAMNNPVVIDGKSVVLSASVGISTYPEAGNTPELLLRQANRAMFEAKRDAGTSYRFYNQQLHLTVGRQLTLEADLRNALRGRQLELYYQPRIDLVSEEVRGVECLLRWNHPERGLVGPDEFIPAAERSGLIVPIGYWVLEQACDRLREASSLGYPGMVFAVNLSFRQFHDRKMTETIFRIIYNASIDTSLLELELTESAMMHDPDYAQRCLRELNQLGISFALDDFGTGFSSLSNLQHLPISLVKIDKSFVQRLGQSGDAEHIIRAIISLAHSLQMSVVAEGVETEGQLDFLRQQHCDEVQGYYYAKPMPWNELLEFLEARNNLACLGQ
- a CDS encoding Tex family protein codes for the protein MNSIFQRIADELGVRQQQVSATVELLDEGATVPFIARYRKEVTGSLDDSQLRTLEERLRYLRELEDRRKTILDSIEEQGKLTDELRESIETADTKNRLEDLYLPYKPKRRTKAQIAREAGLEPLADALYDDPTQDPDTLAADYINKDAGVDDAKAALDGAKFILMERFAEDAELLGQLRDFLWEQGTLKVTVVAGKENEGAKFRDYFEHSEPLKKVPSHRALAILRGRNEGVLNYSIVVGDDEDDRTKVSPAEQKIAGHWKVRDQGRAADRWLAEVVRWTWRVKLSTHLETELVAQVREAAEAEAIQVFAANIKDLLLLAPAGPRPTLALDPGLRTGVKVAVIEGTGQVVDHGAIFPHAPQNKWEQSIEQLAKWCRQYKLELIAIGNGTASRETEKLAGDLIKRYPELNLARIVVNESGASIYSASEFASRELPDLDVTIRGAVSIGRRLQDPLAELVKIEPKSIGVGQYQHDVSQVQLARSLDAVVEDCVNAVGVDLNTASVPLLARVAGLNQVTAQNIVDFRTQNGAFRNRKQLLDVPRLGAKTYEQAAGFLRIAGGENPLDRSSVHPEAYGIVQAIAKDSGRSIDQIVGDSAFLRSLDPKRYVSDKFGLPTVQDIIAELEKPGRDPRPEFRFASFEEGVETLNDLKPGMVLEGSVTNVTNFGAFVDIGVHQDGLVHISALSHQFVKDPREVVKAGDIVKVKVMEVDVPRKRIGLSMRMDDQPGESNNAGRGERNRGGGDRPRGGQGNAGKGRDQQKASQGAMAGALAQALASARKNGR